The genomic region ATTTCTCTTTCAGCTCGATTGGCATATTAAAGGGAAACCGTCGAGATGACGATGATACAGCAGCCCCATCGTCCCCACGCGATTCCAAGAAAAAAAAAGAAATCACACGGGCGTCGATGATACTACAAAACCTGCTCTTTTTTATTTTAAGCATGACCATCACTTTCACCCTTTTTGCTGATTATCAATTCGAAAGATGCTCCTTCAATGCTGCCGGCGGACAGCAAACAAACGGAATATATTCCGTAACTACAGCAATTGCCGAAAGAGTGCAAGGTTCGGTTACTGATACTGATTATGATGGTTTTCTCGGTTTCTTGTTTCCTCAACTCGATATCAGAGTTCCAATCATAACTTCCATCGACGATGTTCCTGATGATCAAGGGAGAGAAGTGCAAATCGTCTGGAATAAATGCGGATATGATGATGAATATGCCATCGATACTTATTACTCGATCTGGAGATTAGATGAAGATTTCAGAGTTGTTTTGTTGGGAAAAGATCAGAGCACGATTTCATCTAAAAAAAGAACTTCTAAACAGAAAACTCTTCGTACTGAAAGTTTTCCAAACATTTACTCCGAGCCTTACACAATCATCGAGTTATCGCGTCAGAATCCTAACAAAACATACTTCTGGCAACGAGAAGACGAAGTTTGGACTTACATCGGAGAAACTCCTGCTCTGCAGTATGATGAATATTCCTACATTGCTCCTACTCTGGCAGATTCATCTGAAACCGATACGCATTACTCGACCTTCAAAGTGATCTATCACGACCTTTATGAATATTACGAGTCCGAACCTGATTCAGGTTATTCACTCGATAATATTCCTCCTGATGAAACGCGAGCAGTGATCGCGAAGAACGGAAGTTTTATGCGATTATCCTGGGAAGAAGTGGAATACGGAACTTTCGAGGGAAATCACTACCCGGAAATAAACGGCATCTGGTATAAAATTTATGCGTCAAACTCACCGGAATTTGATTGTGATGAAACGACTTATTTAGAAACAACAACGGATCTGGATTACGATTATCCTCTCACAGGTGAAGATATGAAATTCTTTCGCGTTGTGGTGAGTGATAAACCATAATCGAAAAACAGGAAGAAGTAATATGAACTTCTAAATACAGATTTCTGATTTCGAATTTAAAATACTTAAATTCTCTCCTGGTACAAACGAAAGAGTCTTCCAATATAAATTTTGGGGGACTCTTTTCATTTACTAAATTATTTAGAAATAGAGAGAAAACATTGCCAAAATCCAAGTATCTTTTTTTATTGCAAAAAAAAAAATCAAGGCAGGGATTTTATGAGAAAAATAATCGTATATTTTATTTTTCTGTCATTCATTTGTTTAAATGCAGTCAAGATCAATGAAGAAAAATACCTCACTTCTGTTTTGTGGCAGCAGACTGCTGCAGAATATCGAGCATTGTGTTATCAAGCCTACAACCTTGCTGAAACGAGAATTATGGAAGCAAAAGAAAATGCTACAACAAAAGCAATTGTGGTGGATGTTGATGAAACAATTTTAGATAATTCCTTCTATCGAGCAGAGAAAATCAAGAATGAAGATTTTAATGAATCGTTCGAATATTGGATAAAAAAGGAAAAAGCAGAAGCAGTTCCTGGTGCTTTGGAATTTTTGCAAAAAGCGGACAATCTCCGATTCCAAATATTTTATATCACAAATAGAGATGATAAATATAGAGAATTTACTTTAAATAATCTAAACAAACTTGGATTTCCACAAGTTAATAAAGAACACCTTCTGATGCGGCAGAACAAAATTTCCGACAAGACCGAAAGAAGGGATTCAATTTCTGAAAGATATGAATTAATTCTTCTGATTGGTGATAACCTTCTTGATTTTTCCCAGATTTTTTACGGAGATCACATCCAACACAGGAAAGAACTTGTTGATCAGTATAAAGCCGAATTTGGTAGGAAGTTTATCATTCTGCCCAATCCGATTCATGGCAGATGGAAGAAAATGTTCTTTCATCGTAATGATAAACTTACAGATGAGGAAAAACGCAGTCGTTTGATTGATGGATTGAAAGGGATAGAGTAACACAGAATTGAACTCTGTGGAATTAATCCTCGAATTTACATTTCGACAGAACTCCGTCCGTCCATAGCCGGATGAAGTCCAGTCTAATTTCACATTTTGCAAAAATGTGTTACAATATCGGTGTTTACTTTTCCTTTGTTCGTTTTGCTTGTCCCGTCAAAGTTTAAAACGAAGATGAATTCGTTGCTTACTTTTTTTCTTATCCGCCCCACCCTTGAAAATCCGTGAGCAACTTTTAAAAACTGCTCGTATCCACGAAATTGAAATCCCTGATCAGCATCGTTGGAACTTTTGTATAACTGTCTTTCAGAATACTTGGTCCCAAGGAAAGTATTCTGCAGGTAACATCGTGCAGGACTTCGTTCCACCGGAAATTATTGACTGAATTTTTTATCTTTCCGTTTTCAAAATACATCACACCATCACGCGTCATTCCGGTAAGTTCACCTTTCTTTTTATCGATAAATCGGATGTACCAGAAATTATTAATGATCAAACCGGAATCAACTGAACTCATCATTTCCTGCTCAGTCGTATTCCCACCGTCGATAACGAAATTGGAAAACGAAACAGGTTTCA from Candidatus Cloacimonadota bacterium harbors:
- a CDS encoding 5'-nucleotidase, lipoprotein e(P4) family, with product MRKIIVYFIFLSFICLNAVKINEEKYLTSVLWQQTAAEYRALCYQAYNLAETRIMEAKENATTKAIVVDVDETILDNSFYRAEKIKNEDFNESFEYWIKKEKAEAVPGALEFLQKADNLRFQIFYITNRDDKYREFTLNNLNKLGFPQVNKEHLLMRQNKISDKTERRDSISERYELILLIGDNLLDFSQIFYGDHIQHRKELVDQYKAEFGRKFIILPNPIHGRWKKMFFHRNDKLTDEEKRSRLIDGLKGIE